In Paraburkholderia phenazinium, the following are encoded in one genomic region:
- the ahcY gene encoding adenosylhomocysteinase: MNAAVIDSKNSQDFLVADLSLADWGRKELNIAETEMPGLVQTREEYKARQPLKGARIAGSLHMTIQTGVLIETLTALGADVRWASCNIFSTQDHAAAAIAKAGTPVFAFKGESLDEYWEFSHRIFEWPNGEFANMILDDGGDATLLLILGSKAEKDRSVIAKPTNEEEVALYKSIASHLDADPTWYSTRLAHIKGVTEETTTGVHRLYQMEKEGRLPFPAINVNDSVTKSKFDNLYGCRESLVDGIKRATDVMIAGKIAVVAGYGDVGKGCAQSLRGLGATVWVTEIDPICALQAAMEGYRVVTMEYAADKADIFVTATGNFHVIGHDHMKAMRHNAIVCNIGHFDSEIDIASTRQYQWDNIKPQVDHIIFPDGKRVILLAEGRLVNLGCATGHPSFVMSNSFTNQTLAQIELFTEGSKYENKVYVLPKHLDEKVARLHLARIGANLTVLSDEQAGYIGVDKNGPFKPNHYRY, translated from the coding sequence CCGAAATGCCGGGTCTCGTGCAAACGCGCGAAGAATACAAGGCGCGGCAGCCGTTGAAGGGCGCACGCATCGCCGGTTCGCTGCACATGACGATCCAGACCGGCGTGCTGATCGAGACGCTCACCGCGCTCGGCGCCGACGTCCGTTGGGCTTCGTGCAACATCTTCTCGACGCAGGATCACGCCGCTGCCGCGATCGCCAAGGCCGGCACGCCGGTGTTCGCGTTCAAGGGCGAATCGCTCGACGAATACTGGGAATTCTCGCACCGCATTTTCGAATGGCCGAACGGCGAATTCGCCAACATGATCCTCGACGATGGCGGTGACGCCACGTTGCTGCTGATCCTCGGCTCGAAGGCTGAGAAGGACCGCTCGGTCATCGCCAAGCCGACCAACGAGGAAGAAGTCGCGCTGTACAAGTCGATCGCATCGCACCTCGATGCAGACCCGACCTGGTACTCGACGCGTCTCGCGCACATCAAGGGCGTGACGGAAGAAACCACGACCGGCGTGCACCGTCTGTATCAGATGGAAAAGGAAGGGCGCCTGCCGTTCCCGGCCATCAACGTCAACGACTCGGTCACCAAGTCGAAGTTCGACAATCTGTATGGCTGCCGTGAGTCGCTCGTCGACGGTATCAAGCGCGCCACCGACGTGATGATCGCCGGCAAGATCGCCGTGGTCGCCGGTTACGGCGACGTGGGCAAGGGCTGCGCGCAATCGCTGCGCGGTCTGGGTGCGACGGTGTGGGTCACGGAAATCGATCCGATCTGCGCACTGCAGGCGGCGATGGAAGGCTACCGCGTCGTGACGATGGAATACGCCGCCGACAAGGCCGACATCTTCGTGACGGCCACCGGCAACTTCCACGTGATCGGCCACGACCACATGAAGGCGATGCGTCACAACGCGATCGTCTGCAACATCGGTCACTTCGATTCGGAAATCGACATTGCGTCGACCCGTCAGTACCAGTGGGACAACATCAAGCCGCAAGTCGACCACATCATTTTCCCGGACGGCAAGCGCGTGATCCTGCTGGCTGAAGGCCGCCTCGTGAACCTCGGTTGCGCAACGGGCCACCCGTCGTTCGTGATGTCGAACTCGTTCACGAACCAGACGCTCGCACAGATCGAACTGTTCACCGAAGGCTCGAAGTACGAGAACAAGGTGTACGTGCTGCCGAAGCATCTCGACGAGAAGGTTGCGCGCCTGCATCTGGCGCGCATCGGCGCGAACCTGACCGTGCTGTCGGACGAGCAGGCCGGCTACATCGGCGTCGACAAGAACGGTCCGTTCAAGCCGAACCACTACCGTTACTAA
- a CDS encoding phage holin family protein → MTVLLTWVINALALLIITYLVPSIHIRSFGTALIVAVVLGLINAVLRPVLILLTLPVTIVTLGLFILVVNALCFWLCASLLKGFEVSGFWSAFFGSILYSIVSWLLSALIFGNRSFG, encoded by the coding sequence ATGACCGTGCTGCTGACCTGGGTGATCAATGCGCTCGCACTCCTGATCATCACGTACCTGGTGCCGTCGATCCACATCCGCAGCTTCGGCACCGCGCTGATCGTTGCCGTGGTGCTCGGGTTGATCAACGCCGTGCTGCGCCCGGTGCTGATCCTGCTGACGCTGCCCGTTACGATCGTTACGCTCGGACTCTTCATTCTGGTCGTCAATGCGCTGTGCTTCTGGCTGTGCGCGTCGCTGCTGAAGGGCTTCGAAGTGTCCGGTTTCTGGTCGGCGTTCTTCGGCTCGATCCTGTACAGCATCGTTTCATGGCTGCTGTCCGCGCTCATCTTCGGCAATCGCAGTTTCGGCTGA